CTGGTTTAATAAGGGTTGACTCTATTGCGACATGCTCTTCAATGAATTTTTGAGACGGTTTTTCCGTAGCGGTTATTTTACGGTTTACTAGGTTTGATGATGGGTTATAAGAAGTGAGTTGTTCATATTTTCTAAGTGTTTCGTTGTAAGTGAAACGGTTACCGTTTTCATTTTCATAAACAGCAGGAGGTAGGGTTGCTTTATTGCAGCTGTGGCAAAAACCGAATTGTTCAGGTAGGTCAACATAATTAACGAATTTTAAACTACCGCTTGATCCACGGTTTTTTTTACTGCAACAAGGTGTGGTTAGATTGGGGTTTCTTTTGGTTGAAAATTTTAAATCAAGAGAAAGTTTTTTCATTTTTTTAAAAGTCTTAAAAAATTCAACTTTTACTTACCTGCTTACCCAAGTCAATAAATACAAGGGTTGCGGTAGGGTAAGTAAAAATATTCTACTTACCCTATTCTTAAAAAAGGGGTAAGCAGGGTAAGTAATGGGTAAGTATTTTTTTTAAAGCTTACCGTGTTTAATCCGTTGTCTTTGTTGGGCTTGCTGTGTATTGGGTAAGTAGGGTAAGTATTTTTCATATATTTATAATTAATTTATAGTGCTGGTGTTGATTTATCATTATGAACAACCCAATATCCGTATCGATCTTTATGTTTAATTCGGTCGTACTTTAATTGTTTCATTGCTTTTCCTATTGAGTTAACATATAATTTTTGTCCAAAATTTGCCTGTAAAACTCTTTGAATATCTGTAGCAGTAAAAAACTGAATGCCTCTTTTGTTCTCACCTGGTTTATCAAAAAATGTTTCAATTAATTCTTGTTCATTACTTCTAATTTGATATTCTTCGTTTCTTTTCTCATTATTTGCTAAATCCTCTTTTGTTAATTTTTCTTCAAAGCTATCATCATTGGATAGCGCATAGGCCTGAGACCATAAATCGTTTATATCAATTGCTTTGCTATAATTCCAATCAATAGCAGTTACATGAAAAATAAGCCACCTAACGGAACCAGTAGGATCGGATAAAAAAGTATCATCGTTTGTTGAACCAATAAAATTGGCTATTCTTTGTATAGTTTCTTCTCTTTTTGCAAAAGGTAGTCTAACTCTTGTTTCGTCAGTAGAGAACATTGATTTTAGACTATTTAAGTCTTTTCTTGAAATACCATCTAATTCATCTAGAATTATAAAAGCATTTTTCGTAAGCTTTATTAAGTTGTCTTTTTTGTTTTCCTCAAAAGATCTTGTAGAAGGTAATCCAGGTGGGCATAACCATTTTGTGAAATGGGACTTTCCTATGTTCTGGCCTTTGCCTTTGTCTGTAATTATAAATGCTTGTTTATTGAAGTAACCGTCAATAAGCATGCATTTAACAGCTCTTACAAGCCATTTTTTTAAATGGTACTCAAATTGTTCTATATCTGGACTTGATATATGTTGGCATAAATTAGATATATGATCTATTTTATCCCATTTTTTAAGTCCTTCAAAGTAGTTTAATATGGGATTGTATTCGGTGACATAACTTGATCCTAAAATAGCATTAAGCTTGTCTCTAGGTACTTTTATATTCTTTTTTTGCATTTCAATATAGAGATCATTTTCGTTACAAATTGCCCATTTTGAATATGAATCCTTTTCTTTTATTTCTATATCAAGCATTATTTTATTAAGACGTAATTCGTAATATTTTGACAAATAGTCTTCAACTATGTGAAATATAGTTTGTGGTTGTTCTGAATCTTGTTGTTCGTTTAGTTTTACAACTTTTATGTCAGAATTGAATCTTTTATCAATTTCTTGTTCAATCTCGTTAAGTCCTTGAATTTCTTTGTTATATTTACCTTGATTTGTGGCTAAATCATTGGTGTTGTCTTCAGCACCTTTTTTCTTTTCTAACATATTTTCTAAGAATTTAGTGCTTCTAATATTTCTGACTTTAAATAATAGACTCGATTACCTATTTTTTTTGATGGTAGCTTACCTTTTTTTGTGTGTGACCAAAGAGTAGTAAAATTTATATTAAGAAGTTTACATGCTTCTTCTCTGGTTAATAGGTCGTCATTTGAATTTGACTTTTTTAGCTCTAGCTTGAATTTGTCTAACTCTTTTTTTACACTATCTGATATTAAAGAAGAAAGTTCAGAAGGTGTAGTCTGGATAATTTTTACTTGGCTCATATTTACAATGTTTGTTGTTTTACATTGCAAAGGATTTAAATGATAGCGTTAGTAAAATAATATGTAAAACGTTAGTTTACGTTATTTCCTTTATTTGAATTGAATTTAGTAAAAAAGCTTTTTAGTTTTGGCTTATATTTTTCATCATATTCAAAATTTGATTGTTGCCAGTTTTTTATTTCTATACCAAGTTTCTTTTTTATATATTTTTTGTATTGATTTTGAGTTGCATAAAACTGATAGCCTTCTTCGTTTAAATCTCTAGTTAAAAAATGCCAAATATCTGTTAATTCTCTTTTTTTCTTTGTGTAATAGTTTTCAATTAGATATTCAAAAAACATAAAACATTTTTCATTCCAAAGTGAGGGGTTATGGTTGTTATTACTGTGCTCTTTAGTGTTTAGTAGTTGTTTTAGATATTCTAATCTGTTATTTAATAAATATATTGCTCCAGAAAAACTATACTTTTTAATAATGTCATTTCCTATGTCAATGCTATTTAATATTTCTAATGAAATAAAATTGTTTTTATTCGAATCTACATTTTTAATTAGAAATTTTTTCAATCTTTTATCAAAAGTATTTTTGTAAACGTCAATGTTGCATAAATCCCAATAAATATTATGCTTTAAGCTTATTTGGTTTAAGCTTATAAGTATTCTATTGCATTGGGTATGAGTGTTTGATCGTTTTTTGATGTACTCAAACGTATGATTAGAGTTTGTTATTAGTTTTTCTAAGTTTTCTAAGGACTCTAAAAATTCTAAGAATTTTTTAGAGAATTCTTGATTTTCTTCTGGATTAAAAAGCACTGTTATTTGATTGTTTTAATCATTTCATTATAAATTAAGCTAGTGAAATCTTCATTAGATTTTCCTATGTATTTTAAGAAGGTTCTTTCCTGTACATGACCTGTAATTTTCATTATCAACGAATTTGACATTTGTCCATAATAATTAGAAGCGAATGAACGACGGCAGGTATGGCCTGTTATCAGTTCATTCTTTTTATAAAAACCTTTCTTTTTTCTGTTGGTTTCTGGATCTAGTTTGTAATGTTCTACTTCTTCATTAATTCCACATTGTTTGCAAAGTTTCTTTACATATTTATTGAAGTTCACTTTTGATATTTTATAGGGGAAACCATCTTTTATAACTTTTTCAGCTATTGGATTTAGGGGGATTTCTACGGTTTTTCCGCCTTTTTGTTGCGTAAGTTTGATGAATCTAAAATTGTCTTTTTTTG
This DNA window, taken from Tissierellales bacterium, encodes the following:
- a CDS encoding virulence-associated E family protein — encoded protein: MLEKKKGAEDNTNDLATNQGKYNKEIQGLNEIEQEIDKRFNSDIKVVKLNEQQDSEQPQTIFHIVEDYLSKYYELRLNKIMLDIEIKEKDSYSKWAICNENDLYIEMQKKNIKVPRDKLNAILGSSYVTEYNPILNYFEGLKKWDKIDHISNLCQHISSPDIEQFEYHLKKWLVRAVKCMLIDGYFNKQAFIITDKGKGQNIGKSHFTKWLCPPGLPSTRSFEENKKDNLIKLTKNAFIILDELDGISRKDLNSLKSMFSTDETRVRLPFAKREETIQRIANFIGSTNDDTFLSDPTGSVRWLIFHVTAIDWNYSKAIDINDLWSQAYALSNDDSFEEKLTKEDLANNEKRNEEYQIRSNEQELIETFFDKPGENKRGIQFFTATDIQRVLQANFGQKLYVNSIGKAMKQLKYDRIKHKDRYGYWVVHNDKSTPAL
- a CDS encoding helix-turn-helix domain-containing protein, translated to MSQVKIIQTTPSELSSLISDSVKKELDKFKLELKKSNSNDDLLTREEACKLLNINFTTLWSHTKKGKLPSKKIGNRVYYLKSEILEALNS